In Microbacterium sp. No. 7, the genomic window CGTCGCGATGGCCCGGCTCACGCCGGCCGGCGACGCGGCATGGACCGCGGAGCTGCTGCCGCGCGGCGCCGACGTGCTCGGCCCGCAGTACTTCGCGGGAACGGCGATCGATCCCGTGCGGATCGGCGCCGGCTAGCGCTGACGCTCGGGTCCGAGCACGAACCGGATGTTCTTCGCGCCGTGCAGCGTGAGCACGGGGTTCCAGGCGACCTCGCTCGCATCGAGCCGCAGGTCGGGAAAACGGTCGAGCAGCGTGGTCAGGGCGATGTCGACCTCGAGCTTGGCGAGCCAGATGCCCAGGCAGCTGTGGATGCCGTAGCCCATGCCCAGGTGGCGCGTGGAGGTCTTGCGGGCGATGTCGAACCGCTCGGCGTCGTCGAACACCGACTCGTCGCGGTTCGCCGCGCCGAACAGCACGCGGACGGTCTCGCCCTTCTTCACGGGGAACCCGAGGATGTCGGTGTCGGCGATCGCGGTGCGGTGCGCGACCTGCACGGCGTTGTTGTAGCGCAGGATCTCCTCGATCGTGCCGCGGATGAGGGCGGGGTCCTCGCGCAGCCGCTGCAGCTGGTCGGGGTTCTCGAACAGCGCCAGCAGGGCGTTGCCGATGAGGTTCGTCGTGGTCTCGTGCCCCGCGAACAGCAGCAGGACGCACATCGACACGATCTGGTCGTCGCTGATGGCGGCGTCGCCCTCGGGCAGCACGAGCGCGCCGAAGATGCCCGAGGCGTCACCGCTGGCGCGGCGTGCGGCGACCATATCCCTGACCAGCTCGCGGAAGCTCTCCATCGCCGCGTGCGCGGCGTCGATGTTGGAGAAGTTGGTGCCGACGGCGATCGCGATCTGATCGCTCCACTCGCGCATGTCGGCCATCCGCTCCTGCGGCGCCCCGAGCAGGGCGCTCACGACGCGCAGCGGGAGCGGGTAGGAGAAGTCGGGCACGAGGTCGAGCTCGCCGCGCGCGGCGGCCCGGTCGAGCAGCTCGTCGACGATCGCCTGGATCTCTTCGCGCATCTCGTTGACCTTGCGCGGCGTGAACGCCTCGCGCACGGCACCGCGGATCTCGGAGTGCGCCGGCTCGTCGTTGAAGGGGAGCCACAGCCCGAGGAACGCCAGGAACTCGTCGAACTTGACGCGCTGCTCGGGCGTCAGCTCGTCGCGGCGTGCGACGAAGGCGGTGCTCTCGGCGCGCTCGGAGGAGAACACCTCCGGATGGCCCAGCACGTGCTTGACG contains:
- a CDS encoding cytochrome P450, which produces MSLVTDAETFESQVQRLYASDPALIADPYPLYARMRREHPVFRMGPLVSVATYDGVKHVLGHPEVFSSERAESTAFVARRDELTPEQRVKFDEFLAFLGLWLPFNDEPAHSEIRGAVREAFTPRKVNEMREEIQAIVDELLDRAAARGELDLVPDFSYPLPLRVVSALLGAPQERMADMREWSDQIAIAVGTNFSNIDAAHAAMESFRELVRDMVAARRASGDASGIFGALVLPEGDAAISDDQIVSMCVLLLFAGHETTTNLIGNALLALFENPDQLQRLREDPALIRGTIEEILRYNNAVQVAHRTAIADTDILGFPVKKGETVRVLFGAANRDESVFDDAERFDIARKTSTRHLGMGYGIHSCLGIWLAKLEVDIALTTLLDRFPDLRLDASEVAWNPVLTLHGAKNIRFVLGPERQR